In one Epinephelus lanceolatus isolate andai-2023 chromosome 19, ASM4190304v1, whole genome shotgun sequence genomic region, the following are encoded:
- the pargl gene encoding poly(ADP-ribose) glycohydrolase isoform X2, whose protein sequence is MAEHSHRNDSSQMKDLLQPEREHNGKESTSQGGACSCRCSCSSSSTSTSTSSAVPSSSSSTSTSSAIPSSSASPSSYSTSAPSGPQDVSGVLVEGVEAVRTKVEDTSCQLEDLKRLRDKKLGPLGFSRTHNVLVDVDAFNCGAGLIAQKGRDVWLSNVVKMPCSQGSTMMKSGFLKTSQTSRWDAISKQLGALAKKTSVSVDDVEEAIIKYNPKYKGQWSFDALSSFVKCVPKSENYFSKLFPKMAALALKLPDYVKKAIPLLQSGHTAAITLSQVQISCLLANAFFCTFPHRNTSSSNAEYHNYPSINFTSLFGQWSERKKEKLRAIMHYFHVVTDENTKPKGLVTFERRCLKDADIPNWRSCKETMPKLYVTSHGTIETEGTGMLQVDFAASRIGGGVLGSGLVQEEILFLMNPELIVSRLFTEKLADNECLIVTGSQKFSCYSGFGDSFEWAGPHEDRVDRDEWARLKRQILAIDALHFRHRRDQYSMIKVTRELNKAYCGFKGHGHNEPNIATGKWGCGAFNGDPQLKAVIQLMAAAKAKRGLAFFTFQDEQLKQGLQQMYHLLVTEGTTVEKLYGLLEDYCAAQQASGWSHVDLFEFIRNTLRPSRSLL, encoded by the exons ATGGCCGAGCACAGCCACCGCAACGACAGCTCCCAGATGAAAGACTTGCTTCAGCCTGAAAGAGAGCACAACGGCAAAGAAAGCACAAGTCAAGGAGGCGCCTGCTCCTGCCgctgctcctgctcctcctcctccacctccacctccacctcctctgccgtcccctcctcctcctcctccacctccacctcctctgccatcccttcctcctctgcctccccctcctcctacTCTACCTCTGCACCCTCCGGTCCCCAGGATGTAAGTGGTGTACTGGTGGAGGGGGTGGAGGCGGTAAGGACGAAAGTGGAGGACACTTCATGTCAGCTGGAAGATCTGAAGCGACTGCGTGACAAGAAGCTGGGACCTCTGGGCTTTAGCAGGACGCACAATGTCCTCGTAGAT GTGGATGCTTTCAACTGTGGAGCTGGACTCATTGCTCAGAAAGGGAGAGACGTGTGGCTCAGTAACGTGGTGAAAATGCCGTGTTCACAAGGGAGCACCATGATGAAGTCTGGATTCTTAAAG ACCTCCCAGACCAGTAGGTGGGATGCAATCTCCAAACAGCTGGGCGCTCTGGCCAAGAAGACGTCAGTGAGTGTCGATGATGTGGAG GAAGCGATCATCAAATATAACCCGAAGTACAAAGGTCAGTGGTCCTTTGACGCCCTCTCCAGCTTTGTTAAG TGTGTCCCGAAATCAGAAAACTACTTCTCCAAACTGTTTCCAAAGATGGCTGCGTTGGCCTTGAAGCTGCCTGACTACGTGAAGAAG GCCATCCCGCTGCTTCAGAGTGGACACACTGCAGCCATCACGCTGTCACAGGTCCAGATATCCTGCCTGCTCGCTAACGCCTTCTTCTGCACCTTCCCTCACCGCAACACCTCCAGCTCCAACGCAGAGTACCACAACTACCCGTCCATTAACTTCACCAG TCTGTTTGGACAGTGGtctgagaggaagaaagagaagcTGAGGGCCATCATGCATTACTTTCATGTGGTCACAGATGAGA ACACTAAACCAAAAGGACTGGTGACGTTTGAGAGGCGCTGTCTCAAAGACGCGGACATCCCCAACTGGAGAAG CTGTAAGGAGACGATGCCTAAACTGTACGTCACATCACACGGTACCATCGAGACTGAAGGTACAGGTATGCTGCAG gtggatTTTGCCGCCAGCAGGATCggtggaggtgttctgggctcTGGTCTGGTGCAGGAGGAGATCTTGTTCCTCATGAATCCAGAGCTGATCGTTTCTCGTCTCTTCACTGAGAAACTCGCCGACAACGAGTGTCTGATCGTCACAG GCTCTCAGAAGTTCAGCTGTTACTCTGGTTTCGGTGACAGCTTTGAGTGGGCGGGACCTCATGAGGACCGCGTCGACAG AGACGAGTGGGCTCGACTGAAGAGGCAGATCTTAGCCATTGACGCTCTGCACTTCAGACACAGGAGGGACCAGTACAGTATGATCAAGGTCACACGGGAGCTCAACAAG GCATACTGTGGATTCAAGGGTCACGGCCACAACGAGCCCAACATCGCCACCGGGAAGTGGGGCTGTGGAGCTTTCAACGGAGACCCACAGCTCAAAG cTGTGATCCAGCTGATGGCAGCAGCCAAGGCCAAGAGAGGTCTGGCCTTCTTCACCTTTCAGGATGAGCAGCTGAAGCAGGGCCTGCAGCAGATGTACCACCTGCTGGTCACAGAGGGAACTACAGTTG AGAAGCTGTACGGACTCCTGGAGGACTACTGTGCTGCTCAGCAGGCATCCGGCTGGTCCCATGTGGACCTGTTTGAGTTCATCAGGAACACCCTCAGACCTTCGAGGAGTCTGCTGTGA
- the pargl gene encoding poly(ADP-ribose) glycohydrolase isoform X1 has product MAEHSHRNDSSQMKDLLQPEREHNGKESTSQGGACSCRCSCSSSSTSTSTSSAVPSSSSSTSTSSAIPSSSASPSSYSTSAPSGPQDVSGVLVEGVEAVRTKVEDTSCQLEDLKRLRDKKLGPLGFSRTHNVLVDVDAFNCGAGLIAQKGRDVWLSNVVKMPCSQGSTMMKSGFLKQTSQTSRWDAISKQLGALAKKTSVSVDDVEEAIIKYNPKYKGQWSFDALSSFVKCVPKSENYFSKLFPKMAALALKLPDYVKKAIPLLQSGHTAAITLSQVQISCLLANAFFCTFPHRNTSSSNAEYHNYPSINFTSLFGQWSERKKEKLRAIMHYFHVVTDENTKPKGLVTFERRCLKDADIPNWRSCKETMPKLYVTSHGTIETEGTGMLQVDFAASRIGGGVLGSGLVQEEILFLMNPELIVSRLFTEKLADNECLIVTGSQKFSCYSGFGDSFEWAGPHEDRVDRDEWARLKRQILAIDALHFRHRRDQYSMIKVTRELNKAYCGFKGHGHNEPNIATGKWGCGAFNGDPQLKAVIQLMAAAKAKRGLAFFTFQDEQLKQGLQQMYHLLVTEGTTVEKLYGLLEDYCAAQQASGWSHVDLFEFIRNTLRPSRSLL; this is encoded by the exons ATGGCCGAGCACAGCCACCGCAACGACAGCTCCCAGATGAAAGACTTGCTTCAGCCTGAAAGAGAGCACAACGGCAAAGAAAGCACAAGTCAAGGAGGCGCCTGCTCCTGCCgctgctcctgctcctcctcctccacctccacctccacctcctctgccgtcccctcctcctcctcctccacctccacctcctctgccatcccttcctcctctgcctccccctcctcctacTCTACCTCTGCACCCTCCGGTCCCCAGGATGTAAGTGGTGTACTGGTGGAGGGGGTGGAGGCGGTAAGGACGAAAGTGGAGGACACTTCATGTCAGCTGGAAGATCTGAAGCGACTGCGTGACAAGAAGCTGGGACCTCTGGGCTTTAGCAGGACGCACAATGTCCTCGTAGAT GTGGATGCTTTCAACTGTGGAGCTGGACTCATTGCTCAGAAAGGGAGAGACGTGTGGCTCAGTAACGTGGTGAAAATGCCGTGTTCACAAGGGAGCACCATGATGAAGTCTGGATTCTTAAAG CAGACCTCCCAGACCAGTAGGTGGGATGCAATCTCCAAACAGCTGGGCGCTCTGGCCAAGAAGACGTCAGTGAGTGTCGATGATGTGGAG GAAGCGATCATCAAATATAACCCGAAGTACAAAGGTCAGTGGTCCTTTGACGCCCTCTCCAGCTTTGTTAAG TGTGTCCCGAAATCAGAAAACTACTTCTCCAAACTGTTTCCAAAGATGGCTGCGTTGGCCTTGAAGCTGCCTGACTACGTGAAGAAG GCCATCCCGCTGCTTCAGAGTGGACACACTGCAGCCATCACGCTGTCACAGGTCCAGATATCCTGCCTGCTCGCTAACGCCTTCTTCTGCACCTTCCCTCACCGCAACACCTCCAGCTCCAACGCAGAGTACCACAACTACCCGTCCATTAACTTCACCAG TCTGTTTGGACAGTGGtctgagaggaagaaagagaagcTGAGGGCCATCATGCATTACTTTCATGTGGTCACAGATGAGA ACACTAAACCAAAAGGACTGGTGACGTTTGAGAGGCGCTGTCTCAAAGACGCGGACATCCCCAACTGGAGAAG CTGTAAGGAGACGATGCCTAAACTGTACGTCACATCACACGGTACCATCGAGACTGAAGGTACAGGTATGCTGCAG gtggatTTTGCCGCCAGCAGGATCggtggaggtgttctgggctcTGGTCTGGTGCAGGAGGAGATCTTGTTCCTCATGAATCCAGAGCTGATCGTTTCTCGTCTCTTCACTGAGAAACTCGCCGACAACGAGTGTCTGATCGTCACAG GCTCTCAGAAGTTCAGCTGTTACTCTGGTTTCGGTGACAGCTTTGAGTGGGCGGGACCTCATGAGGACCGCGTCGACAG AGACGAGTGGGCTCGACTGAAGAGGCAGATCTTAGCCATTGACGCTCTGCACTTCAGACACAGGAGGGACCAGTACAGTATGATCAAGGTCACACGGGAGCTCAACAAG GCATACTGTGGATTCAAGGGTCACGGCCACAACGAGCCCAACATCGCCACCGGGAAGTGGGGCTGTGGAGCTTTCAACGGAGACCCACAGCTCAAAG cTGTGATCCAGCTGATGGCAGCAGCCAAGGCCAAGAGAGGTCTGGCCTTCTTCACCTTTCAGGATGAGCAGCTGAAGCAGGGCCTGCAGCAGATGTACCACCTGCTGGTCACAGAGGGAACTACAGTTG AGAAGCTGTACGGACTCCTGGAGGACTACTGTGCTGCTCAGCAGGCATCCGGCTGGTCCCATGTGGACCTGTTTGAGTTCATCAGGAACACCCTCAGACCTTCGAGGAGTCTGCTGTGA